Within the Thermus tengchongensis genome, the region GCCGCTTTCGTCCAGGCCACAGTCGCCTCCGGGGGCGGAAAGGTCCACGGCGGCCCCGTAATTGGAGTAGAAGGCTAGGACGTCCTGTCCCGGCACGGCATTCAAGGTTTCGTCGGTGGGGTAGGGGTACTGCCAAAGGGGCGTGGCGGTGCCGGTGGCGGAAACGGAAACCACCGTGGGCAGGTCGGAGGGGATGTGGACGATGTAGCCATTGGCGTTCTGGGCGCTGTTCCCCGCCGAGGCCACGATCAGGGTGCCCATGCGGTTGGCGTACTTCATCACCCGGTCCCAGGCCACCATGGCGGCCACGTCCTCCCGGTTGCGGGTGTCCAGGGTGCCTCCCAGGCTCATGTTGATGACCTGGTAGCCCTTCTTGGCGGCGTCCAGGATGGCCTCAAAGATGGGGCCGTCGAAGGCGCCCACGTCGTCGTATTCCTCCCCGCCCTCGGTGAAGTGGATCCGGTCAAACACCTTGTAGGCGGCGATCCGGACCCCGGGGGCCACCCCCACCACCCGGCCGCCCCCGAAGCGGGCGGCCACGGTGCCGGAGACGTGGGTACCGTGGGCCTCGTAGGTGACGTAAGGTGCGGGGGTGCAGAGGTTGTTGGGGTCAAAGTGGTCAAAGTCGATCCAGAGGCTGTACTTGGGGTAGCTGGGGGTGTTGTTGGGGCCCGCGGTTTCGTAGCAGTAGTTGGTGGCCTGGAAGTCCACGATCTGGCCTACCAGGTCGGGGTGGTTGTCCATGACCCCGGTGTCCAGCACCGCCACCGTGGCCCGGGCCTGGACCTCGAGGGGCACCCTCTCCCAAGCCTTCGGGGCGCCGATCCGCCGGATGTCCCACTGGTACTTGTAGAGGTTGTCGGCTGCCGAGGGCGCGCCATAGGTTTCCTCCTGATAGAGGATGCGCTCCGTCTTGGGCAGGGAGTAGTACCGTTCGGGGCCCACCGCCAGCACCTGGGGGTTCCGGGCCAGGCG harbors:
- a CDS encoding S8 family serine peptidase, which encodes MRKVGYIVLAALALGLFACNQQAPGGASLSVQSAPEKGRYLVVFKSETLPSNAQALVQGAGARVLKTLEPIGALTVVADRAAVSRLARNPQVLAVGPERYYSLPKTERILYQEETYGAPSAADNLYKYQWDIRRIGAPKAWERVPLEVQARATVAVLDTGVMDNHPDLVGQIVDFQATNYCYETAGPNNTPSYPKYSLWIDFDHFDPNNLCTPAPYVTYEAHGTHVSGTVAARFGGGRVVGVAPGVRIAAYKVFDRIHFTEGGEEYDDVGAFDGPIFEAILDAAKKGYQVINMSLGGTLDTRNREDVAAMVAWDRVMKYANRMGTLIVASAGNSAQNANGYIVHIPSDLPTVVSVSATGTATPLWQYPYPTDETLNAVPGQDVLAFYSNYGAAVDLSAPGGDCGLDESGQSWCAKPASQRPAGWRYHLILSTVIVNETTPAYAWYAGTSMASPHVAAVAALVRALHPEWGPGEVRAHLKATAEPIGSRQLFGHGLVNADRATR